The DNA segment GTGATGAATTATTCGAGGCGTTAGGTGCGGAAGAAGAAGGGTATGTAGGAACCAGCAACATTAAATTTGCCCGAATGGTTGGACTAGATGAAGTATTTACGGTAGTTGGGCTTAAAGAAGAGAATCGAAACAAGAAAAGTAAAAGTTCAAAAGCAAGTCAGTGTGTAGATGATTACATTGCCATGATACCAGAAGTAGAAAAGGATTTGCAGGGCAAGGCGGACCTGCTTGCATTCTACCAATCACTTACCCCGGGGTACCAAAAAGATTGGGCCCGTTATATTTATAGCGCCAAACAAGAGGCAACCAAAGAAAAGCGGCGTGAAGAAATGAAAATGATCCTTCGTGCAGGTTACAAAACTCGTGAACTCTATCGGAGTAGATAAGTGTGGGGACAGTCCCCCAGCGCTTTAACGCGACGGGGGACTGTCCCCGTGTAGTTTTAGCAAATACTCCTTTTGTAAAAACGGCTTTTCCTGATAAAATAAAGGAAACAGTAGATATCAATAAATACAGGAAACTATGCTAAAACCAAGCTGGGTTCCTTTTATAAAGGATTAACTGGTCTAGACAACTATATAACTTTAGAGAAGAGGTTTTTTATAATGAGTGGTTTCCGTACTATTTTGCTAAAAAATGCAGTGATTTACGCAGAAAATCAGGAGATTGACAAAGGATCGCTCCTCATTAAAGACGGGAAAATCGAAGCAATAGGGTCTAAAATGGAAGGAAATTTGGATGAGCGTGTTCAAGAACTTATTCTTCCTGATTCCTATAAAATTATACCTGGCTTTGTTGATGTGCATATCCATGGGGCAAATGGTGCTGACACGATGGATTGTACGGATGAGGCACTAGAAAATATGGCTTCTTCGCTTCCACAAAGTGGGACGACCAGCTTTTTGGCTACTACCATTACGCAAAGTAAAGACTTATTAGAAAAGGCATTACGTCAGACAGGCGAGTATATT comes from the Neobacillus sp. PS2-9 genome and includes:
- a CDS encoding YdeI/OmpD-associated family protein; amino-acid sequence: MSKTIVEKLNLLKYKKVVVLDMPEGGDYFNGLSAYDTTFKEKGYDLIFAFVLTKSELKQLMDLVIEKRYLNENGYIYIAYPKKGNKVYQTYIHRDELFEALGAEEEGYVGTSNIKFARMVGLDEVFTVVGLKEENRNKKSKSSKASQCVDDYIAMIPEVEKDLQGKADLLAFYQSLTPGYQKDWARYIYSAKQEATKEKRREEMKMILRAGYKTRELYRSR